CTACTCACGCATCGGCCTGCCCGAGGACACGCTCTGCCCCGAGTGCGGCAGCGCCAAAGAGGGCCAACTCGCCGGCCCGCCGCGACCACCCGTCGGCCGCCCGGTCTGCGCACGCTGCCGCGCCAGCATGCGCGGCCGCGAAGTCGGCCGCACCTGCCCCGACTGCGGCGCAATGTACGGCGTCGAGTGGGCCCCCGAAGATGAGGAAGTCACCCCGCAAAGGGCGCCGTGACGGGCGCGCACTTCAACCATCGCGCAACCAAGCGCAATCGTTGTCACCCAAACCACGCACACTCCCGCCCCCACAACACGCCGCTCCACAACCACTTCCAACCCATCGGCGACGTTTGTGCGCACAACTCCGCCCGCGCACCCAACCCACCCCGCCATTTTCGCAAGTTTTTTCATCACGAGAATCACAGCCCCAACCCACCACCATCCCCGCGCACAACCCTGAAAAGCGCGCACAAACGTGACCCACCCCGGAAGAGGTAGAGGGACCCCCACATGCCCGACACCTCATCCACCCTTCCCCAGACCTCCCACGTTGATCACTCCCATGCCTCCCATGACTCCCATGAGTCCTATCGCTCCACCGCTCCCCCCACATCTAACGTCCCAAATCCCACATCCGACATCTCCCCCCTCCCGCCTCAGGACCGCGCCACCCTCACCTCTCTCCTCCTCAACGACTTCGACCCCCTGACCACCGCCAGCGACACCCGCTCCACCCCGCTCGACATCGTCGCCTTCAGCGCCCGCGCCGACATCCAGCCCTACATCTGCGCCCACAAGGAACTCACCTACGCCCGCCTCGAGGCCCAGGCCCTCGAGACCCTCGCGCGACTCCTCACGCCGCCGCTGCACACCACCAAGCAGCAGGAGCACCACAACACCGAGTCCCGCCGCGCCGCGAGCACCATCCTCCGCGCCATCGCCCACGCCCGCGCCGCCCTGCAAGCCGCCGACCTCCGCAACCCCCAACCGCCCCGCCTGCTCCGCCGCACGCGCAGGCCAAACCACCCCATCCCCACGCCCGCCCCTCTCCCCGAAAAACCCCCGCACCGCCCCACCGATAGGCACTTGTCCCCACGCCCGCCCGCAGCGCATCACCACGCCCCCGACGTACCATCACCTCATGCCGACCTACGTCTACGAAGTGCTGGACAAGCAGGGCAAGCCCACGGGCGAGACCTTCGAGACCGTGCAGTCCATGAAGGAGGACGCACTGACCAAGCACCCCCAGACGGGTGCCCCGGTCCGCCGCGCGATCGTGGCCCCGGCCATCGCGGGGGCGTGGTCGCCCATCAAGGCGAAGTCGACCCTCAGCAACAAGAACCTGGAGCGCATGGGCTTCACCAAATACGAGCGCAAGGGCAACGGCTACATGGAGCGGGTGGCGGGCAAGCAGGGCCCCAAGACCCTCGGCGGCGGGGAGTAACTCCCACAGCCCCCCCCGCACCTATAGGACCTCCCGCCCCAACCACACAACCCAGACCGCACCCCGAACGCTCGCGCTAACGCTGACTTGCTGGGCCCCGGCGCCGGGTGGTTGTACGTTCCCGCTGTCCTCGCGCTGGCCTCGCACCGCTGCGCGAAAGCCGGAACCCGCCGTTGCCGCGTCCGAAAAATCTGGTACTTTCCTGCAATCGTTTCTCAAGCTGGTACGTTCACACCCCCCGACACCGGGAAGGAATCTACAAATGACAAAGTCGCGGCCGGGGCGTGTGCTTCTCACTTCTGTCTTCGCTGGTCTCCCGCTCGCCGCGGCCGGCCTGGTCGGCGTCGCCTACTACGCCTTCGCCGCCGTGCCGCCCGTGCCCGTTCCGCCGCAGAACCTCATCACCGAGCAGAAGCGCGTGCTCGGCAAGATCCTCTTCTTCGATGAGCAGCTCTCCACCAGCAATACCGTCGCCTGCGCGACCTGCCACGTGATGAGCTTCGGCGGCAACGACCCTCGTATCGGCGCGACCAACCCTGGCCCCGACAACATCATCCCATCGCCCGACGATCGGCGCGGCTCGCCCGGCGTCGCCCGCATGGACGCGTCCCTGAACTACGTCCGCGACCCCCAGTTCAACTTCGCCGCGCAGGTCACCGGCCGCAGCGCCAACTCCCCGGTCAACGCGGCGTACAACATCGACAGCTTCTGGGACGGCCGCGCCCGCAGCACGTTCCGCGACCCCATCACCAACGCCGTGCTGATCCCCGCGGGCGGCAGCCTTGAGAGCCAGGCCGTCGGCCCCATCATGAACAGCGTCGAGATGGGCCACGACGGCATCAACTGGGACCACATCGTCACCAAGCTCCCGCACGTGCAGCCGCTCCAGCTCGCGACCAACCTGCCGCAGGACGTCGCGGCCGTGCTCGCGAACAAGCCCAGCTACCCCGAGCTGTTCGCCGCGGCCTTCGGCGACGGGCAGATCACCCCCGCCCGCATCGGCATGGCGATCGCCACCTACGAGCGCACGCTGATCTCCAACCAGGCCCCGTTCGATCTTGGCACGATGACCGCGCAGCAGATCGCCGGTCGCCAGACGTTCGTCAACAACTGCGCCGTGTGCCACGACATCCAGAACGGCCTGTTCACCGACAACACCTTCCGCAACATCGGCCTGCGGCCGCCAGCGGAGGACCTTGGTCGGCAGGCCGTGACGAATGCGCCCAACGGCGCCGACCGCGGCCGCTTCAAGGTGCCCGGCCTGCGCAACGTCGGCCTCAAGCGCTCGTTCATGCACACGGGCCGCATCGCGTCGCTCACCGATGTGGTGCGCTTCTACGTACAGGCGCCCGGTTCGGCGCCGCGTTTCCTTGACAACATCGACCCCGCGGTGCTGCAGATCACCCCGCAGAGCCTGCCCCAGCAGCAGGAGGCCGGTCTCGTCGACTTCCTCGCCAACGCCCTGACCGACCCGCGCGTGGCCAACCAGCAGTTCCCCTTCGACCGGCCCACGCTGTTCACCGAGCGCCCTGCCGACCGCGCGAGCCTCGAGGGCGGAACGGGCGTGGCCGGCACCGGCGGCGTCATCCCGGGTGTGCTGCCCGCGGCGGTGCAGCCCCCCGCGTACGTGGGCAACTCGGACTACCGCTTCGCGGTGTTCAACGCCCGCCCTGGCGCAACCGCCCACCTGTACGCCTCGTTGACACCCCCGATCGCCGGCCGCATCAACACCGACATCCTGGTGGGCACGACCGTCACCGGGACCGCCGGCCAGACTTCTGGCGTGGCAACCGTTCACTGGCCCCTGACGCCGCTGAATGTGTCCAGCGGACAGGTCTACTACCTCCAGTGGGTTATCGAAGACCCCGTGGCTGCGGGCGGCCAGGCACGGTCGGTCGCCACCCGCGTCCCGATCTTCTGCGGCGCCCAAGGCTGCCCGCTCGCCTGCGGCACCAGCGACTACAACGGCGACGGCGACTTCGGGACCGACCAGGACATCGAGGCCTTCTTCGCATGCCTGGGCGGCACCTGCTGCCCGACCTGCTACTCCATGGGCAGCGACTTCAACGGTGACGGCGACGCCGGCACCGACCAGGACATCGAAGCCTTCTTCCGCGTCCTCGGCGGCGGCAGCTGCTGAACGCCTCATAACCGAGGAAACCGCTCTTTTTAGACTTGAAAACCCCGGTGGGCCCCGTGGTAGGCTCTGGTCATGATGACTCCACGGGGGCGCTGGGCGGCGGTAGTGAGCGGGGCGGTGGCGGCGGGCGCAGCGCACGCGCAGTGCCTCCAGTTCAACCCGACCTCCGGCGAGGCCGGCGTGGCGGGGACCGTGACGAGCATGACCCTGCACGACCCCGACGGCGGTGGTCCGATGCCCGCCCGGCTGGTCGCGGCGGGCGCGTTCGATTACGCGGGCAGTACCCGGGTGGACCGGTGCGGGCTGTTCGACGGCATCGGGTGGGAGATGGTCGGCCCGGGGCTGACCACCAGCTTTACGGGGCCCACGAGCGTGTGCTCGCACGACTTCGATGGCGACGGGCCACTGCCGGCCCGCGTGGTGGTCGGCGGCTCCTACAGCGACGCGCGCGTCAAGTACTGGGACGGCGCGTCGTGGGCGGGACTCGGACCCGGGCTGCCGGCGGGCGTCGGGCCGTCGTCACTGGCGTCTTTCGATGCCGACGGCGACGGCCCGGAACCGGCGCGGCTGTACGCGATCAGCGGGCAGCTGTACCGCTGGGAGGGTACAGGCTGGGTGCAACTGGGAGTGTTCAACTTCTCCGCGACGACGCTGCGGGTGGTGGATGAGGACGGCCCGGCGCCCATGCCGGCACGCCTGTTTGTGCTGGGAACGTTCACGACCATCAGCGGCCAGCCGCACGCGCGGATCGCGGCGTTCGACGGGAGCGCGTTTCACGCGGTAAACCCGCCCACTGGTACGGCAGTAAACGACGTGATCGCGTTTGACCCGGACGGGCCGGGGCCGCTGGACACCAGGCTGTACCTCGCCGGCGCCTTTACAGACGGGGCCGTCACGCGTCCGATCGTGGTGCGCGAGGAGGCGGGCTGGCAGTTCATGGGCGAGACCGGGACCGGGAGCGGGCTCGCGGTGGCGGATCATGATGGAGCGGGGCCGGGCCTCGCGCGGTTGTACCGGGCCGGGACCACGACGGGCGGCGACACGGTTCGCGTGTGGACGGTGAGTGGCTGGCAGAGCACGGGGTTCATCTCGGGCGCGCCGAAGCTCACGGCGTTCGATCCGGACGGGGCAGGAGCGGGCGGCGACCTGCTGATTGCGGGCGGCGGTTTCATGGCCGTGGGGCCGACGAGCCCGGACACCCGGAAGGGCAGCCGCGGCGTGGCGGTGTACGACGGGGTGTCGTGGCGTGCCCCGAACCGTGGCGGCATCGGGGTGCAGACCTTCCAGTCAACGGAGGTCATCCGCTGGGACCACGACAGCAACGTTGCGACGCCGCCGCAGCTGCTGGCGGTCGGGGACGCGTTCACACTTGATGGGGACGAGTGCGCGTCGATGTCGGTGGTTGGGGCGGACGGGCACTGGCAGGGCGTCGTCAGTGGACGGGGTTCGAGCTACAACGGGCGGATCATCGCGTTTGATCGTGATGGGGCGGGGCCGCTCACGGGTCAGCTGATCTTCGGGGGCAACTTCAGCACGTTCCTGGGGGTGCCGGCGCGGAGCGTGGCATTCTGGAGCGGGTTCGGGATCGCTCAACTGGGGACTGGGCTGCCGGTGGGCAGTGGCAACTCGCCCGCGCAGGTGTTCGACATGGTGGTGTACGACCGGGACGGGCCCGGCGTGGTGCCGCCGGAGCTGGTGTTCGCGGGGGTGATCGGGAGTGCGTCACAGCTGCCGTTCAACGGCGTGGTGAAGTGGACGGGGAACTCGTACGCGGCCCTGGGCCAGGGGCTGGACGGGACGGTGACGCGGTTGCTGGTATGGGACCGCGACGGCGCGGGGCCGGGTCAGTCCCTGCTGGTGGCGGGCGGGTTTTTCCTGACGTCGGGGAGTGTGTCATTGCCGCGGGCGGGCCTGTGGAATGGGTTCGCGTGGTCGCCGCTCCCGCCGGGGCCGCCGACGAACAACCAGATTTACCTCCTGACGGTGTGGGATCGCGACGGCGCGGGGCCGGAGACGCCCTCGCTGCTGGTGAGCACGCCGGGAACGAGCGGCGGGTCCGCCATCTGGCGGCTCAACGGCGACACGTGGTCGCAGATGAGCACCGTGCAGAGCTTCAACCGCTTGTTCGTGATCGACGAGGGCGGCGGGCGGGCGCCCTCGCTGTGGCTGTACGGGAGCAACCCCAGCGGGAGTGTCACGCCGGACCGGCAGTTCGCGCGCTGGAATGGGCAGGTGTGGGTGTGGAGCGACATCGGCGTGCGCGATGAGTTCCAGGCTGTCGCGGTGTCGGGCTCTGGCGCGGATACGGTGATCGACGTGGTTGGGCAGATCATGTACGGGCCCGACTCGGGCTCTCTGGCGAGCGGGGTCTCGTCGGTGACGATCGCGGGGTTGTCGCCGTGGGGTGTGCCGCAGCAGGCGACGCTGAACGTCACCCGCGGAGCCGATGTGCAGCTGGGCGTGGAGGTGACCGGCGGCGCGCCGGTGTTCTACCAGTGGCGGCGCAACGGGGTGGCGGTCCTGAACGGGCCGGGCGGGGCGGCAGACGGGGGCGGTTTTGTGGCGGGCGCGAGCGGCGTGCTGTCGAGCGCGGGGCCGGTGGTGCTGACGATCACGGGCGCGGGTGTTGCGGACAGTGGCGTGTACACCTGCGGACTCTCAAGCGCGTGCGGGGAGTCGGAGAGCTCGGGCGTGATGCTGGGCGTGAGCGGGTGCGGCACGAGCGACTTCAACGGCGACGGCGACATCGGTACGGACCAGGACATCGAGGCGTTCTTCGCCTGTCTGGGCGGGAACTGCTGCCCGGGCTGCTTCGAGGGCGGGGCGGACTTCAACGGCGATGGGGACGTCGGCACCGACCATGACATTGAGGCGTTCTTCCGGGTGCTGGGCGGGGGGAACTGCTGAGGCGCTTGAGTTGCGTGCGAGATTGGGTCTTGCGGCTGCGTTTGTGACGAGCCCCGAACGAAGTGAGCGGGCTCTCCGTGATGGGCCGCGCGAAGGGTTGCTGGAGTGACCCGTCACTGCGTTCCGGGCTCGTTGCGAACGTCTTCGCGCCGTGCGCCGGCCGCGGTTTCGTGCTCATCAGTTGGGTTGTCCGGGCATGTTGCGGGGAACGCGTTGAGAGCGGGCGGCGAGGACCCAGCCGGAGAGGCCTTGCGAGGCGTCGATCGTGAATGCCCGCACGTCCATTCCCGTCAGGGTGCTGAGGAGCTCAGTGGTGTCATTGCACGCGTTGGCGGGCGGCCAGTCGTGCCGCCATGAGGCTTCGAAGTGGTCGGCGTGCTCGCCGATGAACTGCGCGAGGTCTACCTCGTGGACGTCGAAGAGGGTGCTGGGCTGGTGCACGCGGCGGAACTCGTGCGCGACGACGTCGGTGAAGACAATGTCGGTGAACTCGTGCGGCTCCTTGTCACGGAACGCGGTGTGGAGGATGACGCGGCGGTTCTCGCGGTCGACTGTGTAGGCGTAGACGGTGGTGTCGTGGACGGAGGGGGTGTCGTCGTTTGCGGGCGGTGTCATTTCCGGGCTCGTGCGGAAGGGGCTGGCGGGGGGGCCGCGAGTGTAGTTGTAGCTCTGAGGCCAGGCCGTTCGTTGCGGATGGCTGCCGACGTCGTGGTCCGCTATGCGTCCGCAAAATCCCGCATCCCTTGTGCGGCGGGGTGCGTAGGGGGGTGGTGCCTTCTGCGGGCCGTGGGTGTCTCGTCGGGTTCTCGGTGGGTTCTCGTCTGGGTGTGTTCCTGAGATAATGCGTTCCGCATCGACCGTCGCTTCACCGCAAGAGAGGAGACAGAGATGTTGAGGAGTGGCTTGGCCGCGATGGCGGGCGGGGTGTTGCTGCTGGGTGCTGGGGACGCGCGGGGGCAGACGCTGGCGTCGCAAGCGGTGGTGACGGGGATGAGCAACCCCTTGTGGTGCGGGCACGCGCCGGGGGATGCCTCGCGGCTGTTTGTGGTGGAGCAGCGGCGGGGGGTGCGGATTGTGGACCTCAACGCCGCGGGCACGGGAACGCTGCGGCCGACGCCGTTCCTGGACCTGACGCAGCCGGCGCTGGCGACGCTGCTGGGCAACAACGGGCTGGAGTACGGGATCCTGGGGATGGCGTTCCACCCGCAGTACGCGAGCAACGGGTACTTCTACATCGTGTGCACGCCCTCGCAGGTGGGCAGCTCGGTGAATGATTATGCGGTGGTGCGGTTCCGGGTTGATCCGGCGAACCCCAATTTCGCGGACCCCAACTCGCGGCAGACGGTGATCTTTATTGATTACGATATTGCGAACCACCGCAGCGGCTGGATCGACTTCGGGCCAGAAGGCCACCTGTACTTCACCACCGGGGACGGCGGCGAGGGGGACCCGCAGAACACCGCGAGCAACCGCGCGGTGCTCAAGGGCAAGATCCTGCGGCTGGATGTGGACGGGGCGGACAATATCCCGGGCAACGCGGATGACGACGCGTTCCCGCCCGCGACGGACCAGAAGAACTACTCGATTCCCGCGGACAACCCGTTCATCGGGCAGGCGGGGATGCAGCCGGAGATATGGGCGTACGGCCTTCGGAACGCGTGGCGGGCGAGCTTTGACCGCGTCACCGGCAGCCTGTGGGTGGCGGATGTGGGGCAGGTCACGCGCGAGGAGGTGACGGTGATCCCGGCGGGGCTGCACGGGGCGTTCCTCGGCTGGCGGTGCATGGAGGGGACGGTGCCCACCGGCTACGCGGGGTGCGTGGCGCCGCTGCCGCCGTCGCTGCCGCCGATCATCGACTACCCGCGCTCGGGGGCGACGGTGTCGGGGGCGTCGGTGACGGGGGGCGTCGTGTACCGCGGGTGCTCGATGCCCAGCCTGCGCGGGAGCTATATCTTCGGGGACTGGGCGGCCAAGTGCTGGACGGGCACGCCCAACGCCGCGGGCACGGCCCTCACGAACATCGTGGACCGCAAGGCGCAGCTGGGGCTCAGCGGCACGCTGGTGCACTTCGGCGAAGACCCCTGGGGCGAGATGTACTACGTGATCTGGAACTCGACCAACGGCGGGGTGTACCGCATCCGCCCCGCGAGCGTCGCGGGTAACGACTGCAACAGCAACCAGCAGGCGGACGGTTGTGATATTGCGAAGGGCGTGAGCCCGGACCTCAACCTCGACAGCGTGCCCGACGACTGCCAGGGCTTCCCGTGCACCGCCGACTTCAACCACGACGGCGACACCGGGACCGACCAGGACATCGAGGCGTTCTTCGCCTGCATCGGCGGGACGTGCTGCCCCACGTGCTCGAGCGCGGACTTCAACGCGGATGGGGACACGGGGACGGACCAGGATATTGAGAGCTTCTTCCGGGTGCTGGGGGGGAATGCGTGCTGAGGAGTTCGGGCGGATAACTGGTGGGCGTGCGGCCGCGCAGTTCCGCGCGTCGCAAGTAAGAGCCGCGTTTGCGGAGCCGCGGCGGGAATCATTCGGGGTGGGTTGGAGGCGCTCCATTCACACATGCGAATGGAGCTCACGCACGCGCGAATGCTGCTTATGCACGTGCGTTTAGCCCGCGGTCACGTGCGTTTGGTCCTCAGCCACGTGCGATTTGCTCCTGAGTCACGTGCAAGTGCTTCTCAATCACCTGTGAACGCTCGTGGAGCAGGTCCGGGAACTCCGACATCACCTGCGGGGCCCGATGCCGCGGTTGCGTTCGTAACGAGCCCCGAACGCAGTGAGCGGGCCCCTTGTGCCGCCCTGAGTGCAGGGTGTACCGCAGACCCGTCACTGCGTTCCGGGCTCGTTGCGAACGGTTGCCGCGGGCACTGCGCCATCCGGCGAACCAGCGGGCCGCCGCGTCGGTACTGTGGGGCGTGCGATCGGGCAGGACCATCGCGGCAGTGGGCGTGCTCATTTGCGGGGCGGCGCTCTTTACGTTGGGGCCAGCCCTTGAGGTCTATTCACTGCAGGTGATCGGCTGGTACACCGCTCTGGTTGCACAGTTGCTCGGCGCGGCCATGTGGTTTGTCGGCGTGATGCTGCTGCCGCTGCCGTGGCGGGTGCGCGGGCTTTACGTTGCGCTGTCTGTGTTCCTTGGGGCCGCGCTGTGGATCGTGGTTGTGATCGTGTGGTTCTTTGTGTCGATGGACGTGCATGGGTTTGACGGGGTGCAGTGACGGTCAGTGGGTGTCGATAACGGCCATGAGTCGGTCGCGGTGCTCGGGCCAGAGGAATGCTTCGAGCTCGAGGACAAACCCGTTGGTTGCCAGCACCATCGTCTGCTCGGCGAAGTCCTTGAGGGGCGGCACTGGCTGCAGCTGTTTGAGGGCAACCTGCATTTCGCGGGGGAGCGGGATCCGCCTTGACTCGAGCCACTTCTGGCGGTCGCGCTGAGGGATAGCGTCGAACCAGCGCTCGGTGATGCCGAGGAACTTCCACGTGGCGCCCGCGCGGGTCAGCAGCTCGGCGGCGTTGAACGCGGCGATGAGGCCGTAGGGGCTCAGGTCGGAGAGGACGTGCACGATTGGGGCGTTCGCGAACACGGAGGCGAGCGGTTCGATGGATCTGCCGGTGCCGTCGTCCCAGGCGGAGGTTGTGGTGATGTGGGGGCGTGCCGGCGCGTCGTAGAGGCACTCGAGCGCGGCGTCGACGGCGCGGCCCATCTTGCAGACGTGCAGGACGACGCGCTCGGCCTCGGGAGAGGGCGAATAGGTCATCAACGGGGTGATGGGGAAGCGGGGTTTCATGCGCCGCATTCCGGGCAGGGCGCATCGATCGCGAGGCCGGTGGTGTCGTACCCGCAGCGGTCGCAGCCGCCGTGCGTGGAGCGCTTGGTGAGGGCCCACCAGGCGGGCACGCTTACGGCCAGCGACAGGAGTGTGAGTGACCACAGTGGCAACGACCACAGGCGTGTGCGCACGATGACCGGCGGGGAGCCGATGAGCATCGCCGGGCCGGCGCGGCCCGGGAGCCAGCGGCTGCCGCCGTCGTGGCGGATGCGGCCCTCCTGGCCGTTGACGCTAAAGGCCCAGTCGGCGCGGGAGCGGGTCATCGGGTGGGTGGCGGTGATGAGCGTCATGCTGCCGCCGCTGAGTTGAATGCCTGCGCGATTGACGGCGAGTCCGATATTGCCAGCGTGGCTGGCGAGGAGCGCGGCGACGCAGGTGCCGGTGGTGGCGAGCAGGAGCCAGCGGGCGCGGCGGCAGCGGGCGCGGGTCCAGAGCATGTGGGCCAGTGTACTGAAAGGTCGTGGAGCGCCCTTCCCGGAGAGACGGGATACCCAAGAAGGACTGCACAACCGTCAGAGCACGGTCGTTGCACGTTGGTGGCGCTCAAGAATCAACACGGCGGGGATGATGCAGAGGCAGCTGATGACGAAGACGGCCCAGGCGAAGACGGCGAAGGCGGTATGGTCCTGGAGGGAGCGGGGGAGGGTGTAGAGGCCGATGCCGTAGAGGTCGATGAGGATGTGGGTGGTGATGGCGAGCGTGATGGAGCGGGTGCGGACGGCGAGGTAGCCGAACCACATGCCGATGGGAAGGACGCTGATGGCGTAGAGCGGGTCGAAGTGGGCGGCGGCGAAGAGGAGGCTGCTGGCGAGGATGGCTGGGAAGGGGCGCCAGGAGCGGAGCAGGCCCTTGAGGATGTAGCCGCGGCAGACGATCTCTTCGCCGATGCCGGCGGTGAGGGCCATGACGAGCACGGCGAGGATGGCCCAGGGTCCCTCGTAGCGGGCGACGGCGGCGTAGTGGGCGTCGTAACGCGGCGAGGTTTCGGGGAGCAGGCCGAAGTAGCTGAGCCACTGGGTGGCGTAGCCGGAGACGTAGAGCACGCCGAGGGAGCCGAGGATGACGATGGGCCAGAGCGCGGGGCGGAGGGTGGTGGGGGTGATCCAGAGGTCGGCGGGGGTGGGGCGCTCGGGGTTGCGGGCCTGCACGAAGACGAGGGCGAGCATGACGGCGCTGCCCTGCATCACGAGCGAGGAGAGGATGGTGGCGCTGGGGGACTCTTCGAAGACGCGGCGGTTGGCCTCGTGCGAGAGGGCGTGGTCGTAGTAGCCGATGCTCCAGGTGTACCAGTGCAGGAGGCCGGCGATCCAGGCGCAGAGCCAGCTGCCCGCGATGATGGCGACGCCCAGGGCGAGGATGCCCCAGGGGCGCTGGTGCCAGGGGAGCGGCGGGGGCGCGGTGATGGCGGGGGCGGGGGGTTCGAGGGTGGGGGCCTCGGGCATGCGGGGAGTGTGGCAGAAACGCGGGGTGGGTGCGAGAGGCTTTGGCGAGGGGAGCCGCGCCCAATCCGGGACTTCGCCCAGAGCGGCTCAGTCCCGGCTTCGTGTGTGTCTTCTTCCTACACTCTGTGCATGGGTATTGAAGCTGCTCTGCCGGTGGATGGGTTTGTGACCACGCAGCTGCGCCATGTGATCAACTGGGCGCGGCGGTCGAGCTTGTGGCCGATGCCGTTCGCGACGGCGTGCTGCGGGATCGAGCTGATGGCGACGGCGTGCTCGCGGTATGACCTGGCCCGGTTCGGGGCCGAGGTGATGCGGTTCAGCCCGCGGCAGGCGGACCTGCTGATCGTGGCGGGGCGGATCGCGGTCAAGATGATGCCGGTGCTGCAGCGGACGTACGAGCAGATGCCCGAGCCCAAGTGGGTGATCTCGATGGGTGCGTGCGCCAGCACGGGCGGGGTGTTCGACACGTACGCGGTGGTGCAGGGGTGCGACCAGTTCATCCCGGTGGACGTGTATATCCCCGGGTGCCCGCCGCGGCCGGAGCAGCTGATCGAGGGCGTGATGGCGATCCAGCGGCACATCGATAAGGAGGGCTTGCCGCCGCCGGGTGGGAAGCGGGTGCCGCTGGGGGTGGTGGTGCAGCCGACGCACACGCCGCGGGCTCAGCCGGTGGGGCTGACGATGGGTGTCTAAAGGGCAAAGGGCAAAGGGCAAAGGTTCAAAGGGCAAATCAGGACGGACTGGCGCGGGTGCGCTGGCCCGTCTTCATTTGCGATTTGCCATTTGCCCATTTGCCCTTTCGTAGCAGTGATCAGGACGGGGTGGCGCGGGGGCGCTGGCCCGTCTTCATTTGCGATTTGCCATTTGCCCATTTGCCCTTTCGTAGCAGTGGGGGAGGTTCGCCATGATGGAGTATGTGGACTGGGGCATGTTCATCCTGCTGCTGGGTGTGCTGGCGATGATCCTGA
The nucleotide sequence above comes from Phycisphaerales bacterium. Encoded proteins:
- a CDS encoding cytochrome c peroxidase, with amino-acid sequence MTKSRPGRVLLTSVFAGLPLAAAGLVGVAYYAFAAVPPVPVPPQNLITEQKRVLGKILFFDEQLSTSNTVACATCHVMSFGGNDPRIGATNPGPDNIIPSPDDRRGSPGVARMDASLNYVRDPQFNFAAQVTGRSANSPVNAAYNIDSFWDGRARSTFRDPITNAVLIPAGGSLESQAVGPIMNSVEMGHDGINWDHIVTKLPHVQPLQLATNLPQDVAAVLANKPSYPELFAAAFGDGQITPARIGMAIATYERTLISNQAPFDLGTMTAQQIAGRQTFVNNCAVCHDIQNGLFTDNTFRNIGLRPPAEDLGRQAVTNAPNGADRGRFKVPGLRNVGLKRSFMHTGRIASLTDVVRFYVQAPGSAPRFLDNIDPAVLQITPQSLPQQQEAGLVDFLANALTDPRVANQQFPFDRPTLFTERPADRASLEGGTGVAGTGGVIPGVLPAAVQPPAYVGNSDYRFAVFNARPGATAHLYASLTPPIAGRINTDILVGTTVTGTAGQTSGVATVHWPLTPLNVSSGQVYYLQWVIEDPVAAGGQARSVATRVPIFCGAQGCPLACGTSDYNGDGDFGTDQDIEAFFACLGGTCCPTCYSMGSDFNGDGDAGTDQDIEAFFRVLGGGSC
- a CDS encoding immunoglobulin domain-containing protein — its product is MMTPRGRWAAVVSGAVAAGAAHAQCLQFNPTSGEAGVAGTVTSMTLHDPDGGGPMPARLVAAGAFDYAGSTRVDRCGLFDGIGWEMVGPGLTTSFTGPTSVCSHDFDGDGPLPARVVVGGSYSDARVKYWDGASWAGLGPGLPAGVGPSSLASFDADGDGPEPARLYAISGQLYRWEGTGWVQLGVFNFSATTLRVVDEDGPAPMPARLFVLGTFTTISGQPHARIAAFDGSAFHAVNPPTGTAVNDVIAFDPDGPGPLDTRLYLAGAFTDGAVTRPIVVREEAGWQFMGETGTGSGLAVADHDGAGPGLARLYRAGTTTGGDTVRVWTVSGWQSTGFISGAPKLTAFDPDGAGAGGDLLIAGGGFMAVGPTSPDTRKGSRGVAVYDGVSWRAPNRGGIGVQTFQSTEVIRWDHDSNVATPPQLLAVGDAFTLDGDECASMSVVGADGHWQGVVSGRGSSYNGRIIAFDRDGAGPLTGQLIFGGNFSTFLGVPARSVAFWSGFGIAQLGTGLPVGSGNSPAQVFDMVVYDRDGPGVVPPELVFAGVIGSASQLPFNGVVKWTGNSYAALGQGLDGTVTRLLVWDRDGAGPGQSLLVAGGFFLTSGSVSLPRAGLWNGFAWSPLPPGPPTNNQIYLLTVWDRDGAGPETPSLLVSTPGTSGGSAIWRLNGDTWSQMSTVQSFNRLFVIDEGGGRAPSLWLYGSNPSGSVTPDRQFARWNGQVWVWSDIGVRDEFQAVAVSGSGADTVIDVVGQIMYGPDSGSLASGVSSVTIAGLSPWGVPQQATLNVTRGADVQLGVEVTGGAPVFYQWRRNGVAVLNGPGGAADGGGFVAGASGVLSSAGPVVLTITGAGVADSGVYTCGLSSACGESESSGVMLGVSGCGTSDFNGDGDIGTDQDIEAFFACLGGNCCPGCFEGGADFNGDGDVGTDHDIEAFFRVLGGGNC
- a CDS encoding PQQ-dependent sugar dehydrogenase, giving the protein MLRSGLAAMAGGVLLLGAGDARGQTLASQAVVTGMSNPLWCGHAPGDASRLFVVEQRRGVRIVDLNAAGTGTLRPTPFLDLTQPALATLLGNNGLEYGILGMAFHPQYASNGYFYIVCTPSQVGSSVNDYAVVRFRVDPANPNFADPNSRQTVIFIDYDIANHRSGWIDFGPEGHLYFTTGDGGEGDPQNTASNRAVLKGKILRLDVDGADNIPGNADDDAFPPATDQKNYSIPADNPFIGQAGMQPEIWAYGLRNAWRASFDRVTGSLWVADVGQVTREEVTVIPAGLHGAFLGWRCMEGTVPTGYAGCVAPLPPSLPPIIDYPRSGATVSGASVTGGVVYRGCSMPSLRGSYIFGDWAAKCWTGTPNAAGTALTNIVDRKAQLGLSGTLVHFGEDPWGEMYYVIWNSTNGGVYRIRPASVAGNDCNSNQQADGCDIAKGVSPDLNLDSVPDDCQGFPCTADFNHDGDTGTDQDIEAFFACIGGTCCPTCSSADFNADGDTGTDQDIESFFRVLGGNAC
- a CDS encoding CPBP family intramembrane glutamic endopeptidase; the encoded protein is MPEAPTLEPPAPAITAPPPLPWHQRPWGILALGVAIIAGSWLCAWIAGLLHWYTWSIGYYDHALSHEANRRVFEESPSATILSSLVMQGSAVMLALVFVQARNPERPTPADLWITPTTLRPALWPIVILGSLGVLYVSGYATQWLSYFGLLPETSPRYDAHYAAVARYEGPWAILAVLVMALTAGIGEEIVCRGYILKGLLRSWRPFPAILASSLLFAAAHFDPLYAISVLPIGMWFGYLAVRTRSITLAITTHILIDLYGIGLYTLPRSLQDHTAFAVFAWAVFVISCLCIIPAVLILERHQRATTVL
- a CDS encoding NADH-quinone oxidoreductase subunit B family protein, which translates into the protein MGIEAALPVDGFVTTQLRHVINWARRSSLWPMPFATACCGIELMATACSRYDLARFGAEVMRFSPRQADLLIVAGRIAVKMMPVLQRTYEQMPEPKWVISMGACASTGGVFDTYAVVQGCDQFIPVDVYIPGCPPRPEQLIEGVMAIQRHIDKEGLPPPGGKRVPLGVVVQPTHTPRAQPVGLTMGV